The Lycium barbarum isolate Lr01 chromosome 9, ASM1917538v2, whole genome shotgun sequence genome has a segment encoding these proteins:
- the LOC132610631 gene encoding protein PROTON GRADIENT REGULATION 5, chloroplastic, which produces MAITTAIATTSFSSCVGGEDYGMLIRKVQPVNVRMGKAVRSRPMMGNVNEGKGLFAPIVVVTRNIVGKKRFNQLRGKAIALHSQVITEFCKSIGADQKQRQGLIRLAKKNGERLGFLA; this is translated from the exons ATGGCAATTACAACTGCAATTGCAACTACATCCTTTTCTTCATGTGTTGGTGGTGAAGATTATGGGATGCTTATTAGGAAAGTGCAACCAGTGAATGTTAGAATGGGGAAGGCAGTGAGATCAAGGCCAATGATGGGGAATGTTAATGAAGGGAAAGGACTATTTGCACCAATTGTTGTTGTGACTAGGAATATTGTTGGCAAGAAAAGATTCAACCAACTAAGGGGCAAAGCTATTGCTTTACACTCTCAG GTAATCACAGAATTCTGCAAGTCAATAGGAGCAGATCAGAAGCAAAGGCAAGGATTGATCCGATTGGCAAAGAAGAATGGTGAAAGACTTGGATTTCTTGCTTGA
- the LOC132611368 gene encoding eukaryotic translation initiation factor, whose amino-acid sequence MATESAPVESAATEIPPVTAAVETAAKQPHKLDRKWTFWFDNQSKPKQGAAWGSSLRKAYTFETVEEFWSLYDQIFKPSKLTVNAEFHLFKAGIEPKWEDPECANGGKWTVTSSRKTNLETMWLETLMALVGEQFDDSEDICGVVASVRRSQDKLSLWTKTAANEAAQMGIGRKWKEIIDAEKITYSFHDDSKRERSAKSRYTL is encoded by the exons ATGGCAACTGAATCGGCACCGGTAGAGTCGGCGGCGACGGAGATTCCGCCGGTCACGGCGGCGGTTGAGACGGCGGCGAAGCAGCCACATAAGCTAGATAGAAAATGGACGTTTTGGTTCGATAACCAATCGAAACCGAAACAAGGTGCTGCTTGGGGAAGTTCTCTAAGAAAAGCATATACTTTTGAAACTGTTGAGGAATTCTGGAG TTTATATGATCAGATATTCAAGCCCAGCAAGTTGACTGTTAATGCAGAGTTTCATTTGTTCAAAGCTGGGATTGAGCCCAAATGGGAAGATCCTGAGTGTGCCAATGGTGGCAAATGGACTGTTACGAGCAGCAGAAAGACTAATCTTGAGACTATGTGGCTTGAAACT CTGATGGCATTGGTTGGTGAACAATTTGATGACTCAGAAGATATATGTGGAGTGGTTGCCAGTGTGCGTAGGAGTCAGGATAAACTATCCTTGTGGACTAAGACTGCCGCCAATGAAGCAGCTCAG ATGGGCATTGGTAGGAAGTGGAAGGAGATTATTGATGCTGAAAAGATAACCTATAGTTTCCAT GATGATTCTAAGAGGGAGAGGTCAGCTAAGAGCCGATACACACTGTGA